The DNA segment GTAGGTCGCCTTGTCGTCGGCGTAGAAGATCTGGCCATCGACCGTGACCTCCCAGATGCCGGCCATCGGCGCCCTGGCGATCTTTTCGACCTTGCCCAGCTTGGCCTCGACGGCTTTTTTCACATCGGACTCGTCGGCGAATGCGGCGAGGGACACACAGGCCAGGGCGGCGGCAAGCAGGGATGGTTTCATGAGGTCTCCAGGAAAATTCAGGACGCCAGCGCGTAGCGAACCAGCAGGTTCTTTACGACCGGCAAGGTGTTGGTGAGGTTCAATCCGATATTGCGCAATTTGGCCAGGGGGCCGCTGGCGGGGCCGAAAAGGTCGTGCAGGCTATCAGTGACCGTCTGCAAAGTCACTATTTCCTCCTTGCGCGCCCGCTCGTAGCCGCGCAGCAGCGCCAGGTCGCCGCAGTCCACATGAGCTGGTTTGTCGCAAAGCACGCTTGCCAGCACCCGCGCATCCTGGAAGCCCAGATTGATGCCATGGCCGGACAGCGGGTGGATGGTATGGGCGGCATCGCCGATCAGCGCCAGCCGCGGTGCCACCGAGCGCGGCGCGCGCATCAGGCGCAGCGGAAAGCCTGCCGGCGCAGTCATCAGTTGCAGCGCGCCCAGTCGCCCGCCGCCTGCCGCGGCCACGCGGGCGCACAGGGCGGCCGGATCGAGCGCCAGCAGTTCGCGTCCGCGCTCTTCCGGAGCGGACCAGACCATCGAGATGCGATTGCCCGGCAAGGGCAGCCAGGCCAGCACACCGTCGTCGCGGAACCATTGAAACGCCGTGCCCCGATGCGGCAGTTCGGTGGCGAAGTTGGCCACCACGCCCAACTGGTCGTAGGGGTCAAAGCGGACGTCGATGCCCGCCGCGGAGCGGGTCCAGGACTCGGCGCCATCCGCCGCCACGATCAGCCGCGCGACCAGGGTGCGGCCGTCGTCCAGCGTCAGTCGTGCCGCATCGGGCTCAAGCGCCAGCGTTTGCGGGCGGGCCGGGCAAAGCAGGCTCAGGTTGCCCTGGCGTTTTGCGGTTTCCCACAGTTCGCGCTGCATCAGCGACGATTCGAGAATCCAGGCCAGCTCCGACACGCCGCTGCCATAGGCCGTGAAATCCAGCCGGCCGCCGGCGTCGCCATGGATTTCCATGGCACGCACCGGCTCCATGCGCGTCGCGTCCATATGGCGCCA comes from the Sulfuritalea hydrogenivorans sk43H genome and includes:
- a CDS encoding UbiH/UbiF family hydroxylase; amino-acid sequence: MDFDVVIVGGGLAGLALAAALRRSALSVALVEGKAPGFPEGWDSRVYAISPANARFLDALGAWRHMDATRMEPVRAMEIHGDAGGRLDFTAYGSGVSELAWILESSLMQRELWETAKRQGNLSLLCPARPQTLALEPDAARLTLDDGRTLVARLIVAADGAESWTRSAAGIDVRFDPYDQLGVVANFATELPHRGTAFQWFRDDGVLAWLPLPGNRISMVWSAPEERGRELLALDPAALCARVAAAGGGRLGALQLMTAPAGFPLRLMRAPRSVAPRLALIGDAAHTIHPLSGHGINLGFQDARVLASVLCDKPAHVDCGDLALLRGYERARKEEIVTLQTVTDSLHDLFGPASGPLAKLRNIGLNLTNTLPVVKNLLVRYALAS